In the genome of Nocardioides sp. NBC_00368, the window TCCGACGGCGTCAGCGAGACCAGCTCGAGCATCTCGTCGACGCGCGACTTGGGCAGGCCCATCGTCATCGCGGCGAGCGTGAGCACCTCACGGCCGGTGCGGCCGTCGTGCTGGGCGCTGGCGTCGAGCAGCACACCGACGTGGCGGCCCGGGTTGGGGAGATCGGCATAGAGGCTGCCGTCGATCGTTGCCCGACCCTTGGTGGGATTGGTCAGGCCGACCATGATGCGCATGGTGGTCGACTTGCCCGCGCCGTTCGGGCCGAGGAAGCCGGTGACTTTGCCGGCCTCGGCGGTGAACGACACGTCGTCGACCGCGGTGAAGGTCCCATAGACCCTCGTCAGTCCTTCGACTTTGATCATGGCCCACATCCTGCCGTGCTTCCGGCGCGGACTGCATCGGACATACGGATGACCTGCAACCCGACAAAAGTATGGGGCCGGTCCCGACCACGGGATCCTGTCTCCCCGCCCTCGGTTGACTAGCGTGTACGCCGTGCAGCAACCGTCACCCGAGGTCTATCAGCCACGCCTGAGCCTGTGGGGGCACGTGTGGCGGTATCTCCTTGCGCTGGGGATCAGCGCCATCGCCTTGATATCCAGCACCGACGGCTGGCCGGAGTGGCGCTTCCTGCTCGACCTCGGCCTCGGTGTCCTCTGCATGGTCCTGGTCTTCTGGCGCCGCCGTTGGCCGGTGGCGATCGCCACGTTCACCATCGTCGCCGGAGGGTTCTCGATCCTCTCCGCCGGAGCGTCGAGCCTCGCTCTGGTCTCGTTGGCGACCCGGCGCCGCTGGCGCGAGATCATCCCGATCTCCCTGCTCAACGTCGCCGCAGGCATGTTCTGGTTCGCGGTGATGGAGACCACCCCCACCGAGGAGATCCCCGGCATCCCGTTGTGGGGCTTCAACCTCGGCGCCAACGTGGTGATCATCGCCGCGATGGTTGCCTGGGGCATGTACATCGGCTCGCGGCGCGAGCTCATCGCCACCCTCCGGCTGCGCGCCGAGACGGCCGAGGCCGAGCAGTCGCTGCGCGTCTCCCAGGCCCGCGAGACCGAGCGCCGGCGGATCGCCCGCGAGATGCACGACGTGCTCGCCCACCGCATCTCCCACATCTCCATGCAGGCCGGGGCGCTCGCCTACCGCGAGGACCTCTCGGCCGACCAGATCCGGGGCGAGGTCGGCACCATCCGCGACGGCGCCCATCGGGCCCTCGAGGACCTCCGGACCGTGCTCGGCGTGCTCCGCGGCAACGGCGAGGACCCCGAGACCGCGCCCCAGCCGACGTACGCAGATCTCGGCCGCCTCGTCGAGGAGGCCCGCACGGGCGGCATGAACATCACCTTCGAGGACGACGTCGAGGGCTCGCCGCCGGAGGCGGTCGGGCGGTCGATCTACCGGGTCGTGCAGGAGGGCATCACCAACGCCCGCAAGCATGCCCCGGGAGCCCTGCTGGAGGTCGCGCTGAGCGGGTCCGAGGAGCACGGCATCGACGTGCGCCTGCGCAACCGGCTCGGCTTCGACTCGAACACTCCGGGTGCCGGCCTCGGTCTGGTCGGGCTCACCGAACGCGTGGACCTCGCGGGCGGACGCCTCACGCACCGTACGGAAAAGGATGTCTTCATCCTCGAAGCATGGCTACCGTGGGGCCAGTGAGCAGCCCAGGGACCAGCCCAGAGACTCCGGTCAAGATCAAGGTCGGGATCGTCGACGACGACCCGCTCGTGCGCTCGGCCCTCGGGCTGATGCTAGGCGGCCAGGCCGACATCGAGGTCGTCGGCGAGGCGACCGACGGCCAGGAGGCACTCGCCCTGGTGCGTACGTCCGCCCCTGACGTGGTGCTGATGGACATCCGGATGCCCCGGATCAACGGGCTGGACGCGACCCGCCGGGTGCTGACCGAGGCGAAGCCACCGCGGGTGATCGTGCTGACCACGTTCGGCGCCGACGAGTACGTCGTGGACGCGCTCGCCGCGGGCGCCGAGGGGTTCCTCCTCAAGGACACCCCGCCGCCCGAGATCGTCGCGGCGATCCGCGCGGTCGCGGCGGGTGAGCCGATCCTCTCCCCCAAGGCCACCCGCACCCTGATCACCAGGCTCCGCGCCGAGCCCACGGGCGACCGCGCCGCTGCCGCCGGCCGGCGCCTCGAGGCGCTCACCGAGCGTGAGCACGAGGTCGCGCTCGCCGTCGGACGCGGGCTGAGCAACGCCGAGATCGCCAAGGAGCTCTACCTCTCGATCCCGACCGTCAAGGCGCACGTCTCGCGCCTCTTCGACAAGCTAGGCGCCACCAACCGCGTCCAGATCGCGATCACCGTGCACGACGCCGGCCTGGTCTGAGTCGCTCACCTCATCGGCCACACGGGTCACACCGCTCGGGTTGTTCTTGCACTTCTCGGGTGTTGCAACGCCTGAGAAGTGCAGGGATACCCGGTTGACCGGGTATCCCGACCCCGACCTCAAACCTCATAGACGGCCCCCGTCGCCGCCAGCTCCGTCGGCCCCTCGTACGCAGACCGCGCCTCGCGGAGCGCGTCGGCGGAGTCGTGCCAGGGCGGGACGTGAGTGACGACCAG includes:
- a CDS encoding response regulator transcription factor, with protein sequence MSSPGTSPETPVKIKVGIVDDDPLVRSALGLMLGGQADIEVVGEATDGQEALALVRTSAPDVVLMDIRMPRINGLDATRRVLTEAKPPRVIVLTTFGADEYVVDALAAGAEGFLLKDTPPPEIVAAIRAVAAGEPILSPKATRTLITRLRAEPTGDRAAAAGRRLEALTEREHEVALAVGRGLSNAEIAKELYLSIPTVKAHVSRLFDKLGATNRVQIAITVHDAGLV
- a CDS encoding sensor histidine kinase, producing the protein MQQPSPEVYQPRLSLWGHVWRYLLALGISAIALISSTDGWPEWRFLLDLGLGVLCMVLVFWRRRWPVAIATFTIVAGGFSILSAGASSLALVSLATRRRWREIIPISLLNVAAGMFWFAVMETTPTEEIPGIPLWGFNLGANVVIIAAMVAWGMYIGSRRELIATLRLRAETAEAEQSLRVSQARETERRRIAREMHDVLAHRISHISMQAGALAYREDLSADQIRGEVGTIRDGAHRALEDLRTVLGVLRGNGEDPETAPQPTYADLGRLVEEARTGGMNITFEDDVEGSPPEAVGRSIYRVVQEGITNARKHAPGALLEVALSGSEEHGIDVRLRNRLGFDSNTPGAGLGLVGLTERVDLAGGRLTHRTEKDVFILEAWLPWGQ